One segment of Procambarus clarkii isolate CNS0578487 chromosome 1, FALCON_Pclarkii_2.0, whole genome shotgun sequence DNA contains the following:
- the LOC123752678 gene encoding high mobility group protein DSP1 yields the protein MPRGRPRGTAPDKPRGRMTAYAFFVQTCRSEHKKLHPDESVQFAEFSRQCSERWKTMSEKEKKKFHDLADEDKTRYSLEMKDFVPTGGTGGRRGRRGRGTKPPKDPNKPKRALSAFFYYANDERANVRAANPDFSVGEVAKELGRQWTELTETEKHKYEKLAEADRARYGREMSVYKAGGGAAPDQAPFKKFKAANGHAVDAHHNDDDDDDDVGSEEDDEDDDSDD from the coding sequence ATGCCCCGTGGTAGACCCAGAGGCACGGCCCCCGACAAGCCTCGCGGCCGCATGACCGCCTACGCCTTCTTCGTGCAGACGTGCCGCTCCGAGCACAAGAAACTCCACCCCGACGAGAGTGTCCAGTTCGCCGAGTTCTCCCGCCAGTGCTCGGAGCGCTGGAAGACCATGTcggagaaggagaagaagaagtTCCACGACCTGGCCGACGAGGACAAGACCCGCTACAGCCTCGAGATGAAGGACTTCGTGCCGACGGGCGGGACGGGGGGCCGACGCGGGCGTCGCGGGCGGGGCACCAAGCCGCCCAAGGACCCCAACAAGCCCAAGCGGGCGCTCTCCGCCTTCTTCTACTACGCCAACGACGAGCGGGCGAACGTGCGGGCGGCCAACCCGGACTTCTCCGTGGGCGAGGTGGCCAAGGAGCTGGGCCGCCAGTGGACGGAGCTGACGGAGACGGAGAAGCACAAGTACGAGAAGCTGGCGGAGGCTGACCGGGCCCGCTACGGCCGGGAGATGTCCGTGTACAAGGCCGGCGGCGGCGCCGCCCCCGACCAGGCGCCCTTCAAGAAGTTCAAAGCCGCTAATGGCCACGCCGTAGACGCCCACCacaacgacgacgacgacgacgacgacgtaggatctgaggaggacgacgaggacgATGACTCTGACGACTAG